A genomic region of Denticeps clupeoides chromosome 17, fDenClu1.1, whole genome shotgun sequence contains the following coding sequences:
- the klhdc4 gene encoding kelch domain-containing protein 4 codes for MTQVALGAKAARLKNSRRKRLGSEAFLGFRRINTNMGKKGKKEKKIKGAEKTASKLEKKVSRRSKRDEEDLEALIAEFQSLDAKKTHVVETACPAPSPRLNASLTAHPEKDELILFGGEFFNGKKTYLYNDLFFYNIKKNTWVKSEIPNPPPRRCAHQAVVVPQAGGQLWLFGGEFASPDGEQFYHYKDLWVLHLNSHRWEQIKVSGGPSGRSGHRMILLKKQLLVFGGFHETVRDYIYYNDVYTFNLDTFTWSRLSPLGSCPSPRSACQVAPTPDGSGVIIYGGYYKNRAKKDLDKGMVHSDMFLLKREGEDEQERWVWSRLSSSGVKPPPRSGFSMAVGPGSRAILFGGVYDEEEEETLEGDFFNDLYLYDIGKNRWFPGQMKGTMTKRKRRRREKEAGPVGKEDLSVAESQGEALQGFVEVVKEIVTEDGTVMMIKEVIPNTKTEGSEEESEEESEDEGGAAATQVEPCPRSNAMATVKHGKLFLYGGMFEVGDKQFTLSDMYGLDLHKMDQWEVLVEMDPKTQEWLESEDEDSEDESDSEEEEEHPAVQAGELLVEYQSRTEQYWAVLARANMGPDTKDKKVHKVGQAMAKVFFEDQE; via the exons ATGACGCAG GTGGCGCTAGGTGCCAAAGCTGCGAGACTGAAGAACAGCCGGCGGAAGCGTCTGGGTTCGGAGGCGTTTCTGGGGTTCAGACGCATCAACACAAACATGGGCAAAAAGggcaagaaagagaaaaaaattaaaggcgCCGAGAAGACGGCGTCCAAATTGGAAAAGAAGGTGTCGAGGCGGTCGAAAAGAGACGAG gaggaCCTAGAGGCGCTGATCGCTGAGTTTCAGTCCCTGGATGCGAAGAAAACGCATGTTGTAGAGACCGCCTGTCCTGCTCCATCACCCCG ACTCAATGCCTCCCTGACTGCACATCCTGAGAAGGACGAGTTGATTCTGTTTGGAGGGGAATTTTTTAATGGAAAGaag ACCTACCTGTACAATGACCTCTTCTTCTACAACATTAAGAAAAACACCTGGGTGAAGTCAGAGATTCCCAACCCGCCTCCACGACGTTGTGCTCACCAG GCTGTGGTTGTACCTCAGGCAGGCGGTCAGCTCTGGCTGTTTGGTGGGGAATTTGCATCTCCAGATGGGGAACAGTTCTATCACTATAAAGATCTGTGGGTTCTGCATCTGAACTCTCACAGATGGGAGCAGATTAA agtgtCAGGTGGTCCTTCTGGACGGAGTGGCCATAGGATGATCCTCCTTAAGAAGCAGCTGCTGGTGTTTGGTGGCTTCCATGAAACTGTCAG gGATTATATCTATTACAACGATGTCTACACTTTTAATTTGGACACATTCACATGGAGCCGCCTGTCTCCGTTAGGCTCTTGTCCTTCTCCACGTTCTGCCTGCCAGGTGGCCCCCACCCCTGATGGCAGTGGTGTGATCATTTATGGAGGATACTACAaaaat AGAGCGAAGAAAGACTTGGACAAGGGGATGGTCCATTCAGACATGTTCCTGCTTAAGAGAGAAGGCGAGGATGAGCAAG AGAGGTGGGTGTGGTCTCGTTTGAGCTCCTCTGGTGTTAAACCACCACCTCGCTCTGGTTTTTCCATGGCGGTTGGTCCCGGGAGTCGGGCAATTCTATTTGGCGGGGTctatgatgaggaggaggaagagactCTGGAAGGTGACTTCTTCAACGACCTCTACCTGTATGATATTGGCAAGAACCGCTGGTTCCCAGGACAAATGAAG GGCACAATGACAAAAAGGAAACGTCGCCGTAGAGAGAAGGAGGCGGGGCCAGTTGGGAAGGAGGACCTGAGTGTTGCAGAGTCACAGGGCGAGGCTTTGCAGGGGTTTGTGGAGGTTGTCAAGGAGATTGTGACAGAGGATGGCACTGTGATGATGATCAAGGAGGTGATTCCCAACACTAAAACAGAGGGGAGTGAGGAGGAGTCAGAGGAGGAGTCAGAGGATGAAGGTGGTGCCGCAGCAACACAGGTGGAGCCATGCCCACGCTCTAACGCCATGGCTACGGTAAAGCATGGGAAACTGTTCCTTTATGGAGGGATGTTTGAAGTGGGTGACAAGCAGTTCACCCTGAGTGACATGTATGGCCTGGACCTGCACAAGATGGACCAGTGGGAGGTTCTGGTGGAGATGGATCcca AGACACAGGAGTGGCTGGAGTCTGAAGATGAGGATTCAGAGGATGAGAGTGACAGTGAGGAAG AGGAGGAACACCCTGCAGTGCAGGCAGGCGAGTTGCTGGTGGAATATCAGAGCCGGACAGAGCAGTACTGGGCGGTGTTGGCACGCGCTAACATGGGCCCAGACACCAAAGACAAAAAGGTTCATAAGGTTGGCCAGGCCATGGCCAAAGTGTTCTTTGAGGATCAGGAGTGA